The Cytobacillus sp. NJ13 sequence CCTCAGCCAAAGCCTGCAAAGTAAACTCTTATGCCGCCAGCGTTTTTCTCCTGAAACACTTGTTTTAAGAGGTCACGAGCCGAATCTGTAATTTTCAAGATAATCATCCTTTCTTCAGTTTAAAAATGAATTCAAGCCATTTTTGAGTCACTGGGAAGTCATCAAATAACCTATTCCCAATACCCCCGCCTGTACTCGTTAATATTACTTTAATATTCTTCAGGAAGAAAGTATTTAGTTTGTATCATTGCCTATTTCCTAATAACCTGTTTCTTTTCTTTAACTTAAAATAAAAAAAACGAACCACATCTGATGTGGTTCGTCCGTCATTTCTATAAATACTTCCGGTGAATGCTCTTCCCATCATAAGTGAAAAGCATATTTTTGCCTTCAACGATGGTTTCCATATGGATTCCTCTGCCCCAAAGCTGGTATACATACGGGAGTACTTTTTCAAGATATCTAAGATCAAGCTCCACTCCTTCAAACCAGTGCTTAAGGTATAGCTCTCCATTCTTCATATAATCGCCGTCATTAACCGTCAAATATGGGAATCCTCCATTTACTCGCATGCTGACAAGCTGATCGCGGACATGCTCCCACTGTTTATCAACAATTTTATAATCCTTTCCCTGTTTTTGGAACAGATACATATCTTCTCTCATGACAAGGTCTTTTGTTAAATAATTTCTTAAGAAAGAGATATCCGACTCGATCTCACGGACCTCAAACATTTTCTCCCGGCCTGAACCAGGCACCACACCACGCCTTTTCATTCCTTCCGTCGGATTATTATACCGCTCTTCAATATCTTCGAAAATTTTCAGTCCCAGATAATATGGATTGATTCCAGTTCTGGACGGCTGAACCACTCCTGCATTCAGTTTGGCAAATTCCAGCGCTTCTGCTGATGTCAAATCCATTTCCCTTAAAATACGCTGATGCCAATAGGAAGCCCAGCCCTCGTTCATGATTTTTGTTTCGAGCTGCGGCCAAAAATAGAGCATTTCTTCCCGCATCATAGTTAATATATCCCGCTGCCAGTCGGTTAGCTCCCTGCTGTAGCTCTCAATAAATAGCAATAAATCTTTTTCGGGTTTTGGAGGGAATTTCTTTTTCTTCTTCTTTGGCTCATGTTTTTTGTTCCTTTCATCCAAATCCCATAAATCATCATAAGGGCTAGGCGATGCCGTATCACCGCTGCTTTCATATTCATCTTCCGTACTCCAGGCTAGCTTCGGTCTCATAAGAGAGGGATCAATATGTTCTTCAATTGCCAGCACCGCATCAAGAAAAGTTTCCACTTCCTTCTTCCCAAACTCAATTTCATATTGCCTGATTCTTTCGGCGGTGGCAGCCATGCTCTCTACCATGTCCCTCTTAGTGTTTTGAAAACGGACATTATTTTTAAAGAAATCGCAGTGTGCTAAAACATGCGCCACAATTAATTTGTTTTGAATAAGGGTATTGGAATCCAGCAGAAATGCGTAGCAAGGATCCGAGTTGATTACAAGCTCATAAATTTTTGATAATCCTAAATCATAATGCAGCTTCATCTTATGAAACTGTTTTCCAAAGCTCCAATGCGAAAACCTGGTCGGCATGCCATAAGCGCCGAATGTATAAATGATTTCTGCAGGACAGATTTCATACCTCATTGGGTAATAGTCCAAGCCAAACCCATTTGCAATTTCAGTAATTTCCTGAATGGCATATTCCAATGACTTATTTTCTTCTTCTCGCATTGCCACTCCCCCTTTTAGTCCTTACCATAATCTATGAACCAACAAGAGGATTGATGAGTAGT is a genomic window containing:
- a CDS encoding SpoVR family protein — translated: MREEENKSLEYAIQEITEIANGFGLDYYPMRYEICPAEIIYTFGAYGMPTRFSHWSFGKQFHKMKLHYDLGLSKIYELVINSDPCYAFLLDSNTLIQNKLIVAHVLAHCDFFKNNVRFQNTKRDMVESMAATAERIRQYEIEFGKKEVETFLDAVLAIEEHIDPSLMRPKLAWSTEDEYESSGDTASPSPYDDLWDLDERNKKHEPKKKKKKFPPKPEKDLLLFIESYSRELTDWQRDILTMMREEMLYFWPQLETKIMNEGWASYWHQRILREMDLTSAEALEFAKLNAGVVQPSRTGINPYYLGLKIFEDIEERYNNPTEGMKRRGVVPGSGREKMFEVREIESDISFLRNYLTKDLVMREDMYLFQKQGKDYKIVDKQWEHVRDQLVSMRVNGGFPYLTVNDGDYMKNGELYLKHWFEGVELDLRYLEKVLPYVYQLWGRGIHMETIVEGKNMLFTYDGKSIHRKYL